GCGCTGCCCGGTTCGGGCACCGACGCGACCGCTGGCACGCGCTGGCAGCGGTGGCGTCCCCTGGCCGCCACGGTGACGCTCGCCGGCACGCTCGCGGTCACCGTCTGGTGGGCGTGGGTGCTGCTCGGGCGCAGCCCCGACTGGTACCCGTGGCTGCGGACCGCCGTGCTGGTCGCCGGCCTGGTCGGCGCGGCCCTGATCCTGCTGGCCGGTCGGCTGCCCCGCCGGTTGATGCCGGTGGTGCTGGGTCTGGGCGCGGCAGCGGCGTTGGCCGGCCCGGTCGCGTACGCGGTGCAGACCGCCGCGACCCCACACACCGGCTCGATCCCGAGCGCCGGCCCGTCCGTCGCGGGCGGCTTCGGTCGGGGCGGCTTCCCCGGTGGGCAACCGCCGGGCGGCATGCAGCTCCCGGGTGGCGGACAGCGTCCCGGCGACGGCCGCGACGGCGGTCAGGCTCCCGGCGGTCAGGCTCCCGGCCTCCCCGGGGGTGGGCAGGGCCGTGACGCCGGCGGGGGAATGGGCGGGCTGCTCGACGCCCGTGAGCCCAGCGCCGCGTTGCGCGCACTGCTGGAGCGTGACAGCGGCGACTACACGTGGGTGGCTGCCACCGTCGGCTCCAACAACGCCTCCGGCTATCAGCTCGCCACCGGCGACCCGGTGATGCCGATCGGCGGGTTCAACGGCAGTGACCCGTCACCGACCCTCGCGCAGTTCCAGGGCTACGTCGCCGACGGAAAGATCCACTACTTCGTGGGTGGCGGTGGCTTCCGGGCCAACGGCGGCAGCTCCGCCTCCCAGGAGATCGCCGCCTGGGTCGAGGAGACGTTCACGGCGCAGACCGTCGACGGTGTCACCGTCTACGACCTGAGCACCGGTACGGAGGCGTCGTGACCGCGCTCAGCGGCCCCCGGGTCGCCGTCCAGGCCCGACCCGCCACCACCGGTGCGGTGCTGGATGTGGTGATCCCGGTCTACAACGAGGAGACCGACCTGGGGCCGTGCGTACGGCGGCTGCACGCTCATCTGAGCGAGCACTTCCCGTACCCGTTCCAGATCACCATTGCCGACAACGCCAGCGTCGACGACACCCTCACGGTGGCCGACGGCCTCGCCGGTGAGCTGCCCGGCGTCGAGGTGCTGCACCTCGACGCCAAGGGGCGGGGGAGGGCGCTGTCCGCTGCGTGGTCCGCGTCGTCCGCGCCGGTGCTGGCGTACATGGACGTGGACCTCTCCACCGACCTGGCGGCGCTGCTGCCGCTGGTCGCACCGCTCATCTCCGGTCACTCCGACCTGGCGATCGGCACGCGGCTGGCGCGTACCTCCCGGGTGGTGCGCGGTGCCAAGCGGGAGGTCATCTCGCGGGCCTACAACCTGCTGCTGCGCGGTGCGCTGGCCGCGCGGTTCTCCGACGCGCAGTGTGGGTTCAAGGCGATCCGCGCGGACGTGGCCGGTGAGCTGCTCCCGTTGGTGCGGGACACCGGCTGGTTCTTCGACACCGAGCTGCTGGTGCTCGCCCAGCGGGCCGGGCTGCGCATCCACGAGGTGCCGGTGGACTGGGTCGACGACCCGGACAGCCGCGTCGACGTCGTCGCCACCGCTCTGGCCGACCTGCGCGGGGTGGGCCGGCTGGGCCGGGCACTGCTGACCGGCGCGCTGCCCCTGACCGAGCTGCGGGCGCAGATGGGCCGGGCGCCGCTGACCGCGCCGTCCGGGCAGCCCGGCCACACGCCGCCGGGGCAGGTGCCGGTCGGGTTGCCCCGGCAGCTGATCCGGTTCGCGGCGGTCGGGGTGGCCAGCACGCTGGCGTACCTGCTGCTGTTCGTGGCCACCCGGGGCGCGCTCGGCGCGCAACCGGCGAACCTGCTGGCGCTGCTGGTGACCGCGGTGGCGAACACGGCCGCGAACCGGCGGCTGACGTTCGGCATCAGCGGACGTCGGCACGCCGGTCGGCATCACCTGCAGGGTTTGCTGGCCTTCGCGCTCGGCCTGGCGCTGACCAGTGGCTCGTTGGCCGTGCTGCACGTCGTCGACGCCGTACCGGCCCGGCCGGTGGAGCTGACCGTGCTGGTGGCCGCGAACCTGGCCGCCACCGCACTGCGCTTCGTGCTGCTGCGCCTCGGCATGCACCACCGGCGCACCTGA
The window above is part of the Micromonospora sp. LH3U1 genome. Proteins encoded here:
- a CDS encoding glycosyltransferase encodes the protein MTALSGPRVAVQARPATTGAVLDVVIPVYNEETDLGPCVRRLHAHLSEHFPYPFQITIADNASVDDTLTVADGLAGELPGVEVLHLDAKGRGRALSAAWSASSAPVLAYMDVDLSTDLAALLPLVAPLISGHSDLAIGTRLARTSRVVRGAKREVISRAYNLLLRGALAARFSDAQCGFKAIRADVAGELLPLVRDTGWFFDTELLVLAQRAGLRIHEVPVDWVDDPDSRVDVVATALADLRGVGRLGRALLTGALPLTELRAQMGRAPLTAPSGQPGHTPPGQVPVGLPRQLIRFAAVGVASTLAYLLLFVATRGALGAQPANLLALLVTAVANTAANRRLTFGISGRRHAGRHHLQGLLAFALGLALTSGSLAVLHVVDAVPARPVELTVLVAANLAATALRFVLLRLGMHHRRT